The Corythoichthys intestinalis isolate RoL2023-P3 chromosome 2, ASM3026506v1, whole genome shotgun sequence DNA segment GTCCAAGAGATCAGCAAATAATCTCATTAAATTTGGGTTGAATATAGTTTAAGAAACTCACTGCTGCACCTGACCCAGGCTTAAGTATGAAGCTCATCAGTCTAAGCTAAATATGAAATCAAAGTAAGGCAAGTGAAAAAGTTGCCACCAATCCGTAAAGTCAGCAGCCTGACGAGCTCTGAGTGCAGCATCACGCTGCATGGGCGCCGTGCATGTGTCTCTCGGGGGCGGGGAGATGTTTGTGGTGGCACACTCAGACACAAGGACAAACAAACACAATAAAGCAATGTGCCTCTTCCCGAGGCAGCTTAGTGAAGCTTTAGACGACCGAGTTCCTTTTCTGCAGCATCACTGGTATACGCACTTTTTGAGCACCCAGCTGCCACTGTATTAGGTTATCAACCAGcctaccccaccccacccccacacACGCCGTCCTCCCTCCTTTGCACTTGCTGCACAACTGCAGAGAAAACAGCAGCAACCGGTAGAATAGTCTCGCAAGCGATGCAAAGTGTTTCTAAAAAGCTCCACGCGCACGCAGTCAAACTCACCAGTTGGGTTCTTGGTTTTCTTGAGGCTCCTGCCACAAAGACACTGCAGCATATGCGATCCTTTGCTGAAAATGTTGCTCCAAATAAACCGCATGGATTTGGCCGAGAAGGGGGAGGAGTAGGAGTAGGAAGGCGAACAGGAGGTGGGAGACGAGAGGCGCACCGGATGCGGCAGCCTAAATTTCTGCCACCGCATGGGGGCCGGCCCGCCCCCCTGTTTGCATGCCAGCGGAAAGGGCCAGCTGTTGGGCTCAGTTCTGCTGCGCTTGGCTCCTCCAATCCGCACCATAGAAATGAAGAGAAGAAGCAAGCCCGGGCCGTCGCCCGGTTTCTCGCCCGCTTCCGCGTATTCCCCGTGCGGTTGCAAGAGAACTAGCTCAGCCTCGGGCCGGTGGTGCTCAGCAGCGGAGAAGGTGGAGGAGGAGGTGGAGCGGTCGCTGCCGCGCTCCAGCCGCGGCGTCAAGAGCCCCCGAGCGCTCCTCTTCAAATGGCGTCGTCGTGTGCCGCGCGGCGCGGGTAGAGGAGCGGCAGTGGCGGCAGCGGCAGCTGACAAGCATGCGGCGGCGCTAGAGGGAAGTCGGTGGTACCCGGCAGCTGTCGGCTTCTGCAcaaaaaaacatggcatattagTGACGGAGGGGATGGCGGGGCTCACTGCGTCCGTCCGGGAGGTGGGGGTAGGAAGGTGGGCGGGCGGTCGGGTTGCGGATCCCGGGTGTCCGTCAGCAAGTCGCTGGCATCTTCCTATCAGTACAGCGGCCAACAACTGCTGCAGCGGGGCTGCTCTCCAAaggcgcacgcacgcacgcacacgccACACAAGAATCCTCCAGCGGCAAGGAAGCGCGCTGGGCTTCCTCCTCAGGAATCACTGCAGGGAATCTCTGCACTGTCCCAATCTTCGCTCCATTCCCCCGCAAAAGTCCTCATGAATATTTCATCCGTCTTTCGGCCTCCACTTCTCAATAATCCATAAGCGCCAAGAAATCTCTGCTTCTGGCGCGGCTTCCAGTTCCTCGTCCTCACGTTGCGAGAGCTCTTGCGATAATGTGGCCCGAAAGGGAGCTCGTGGGCGCCCTCAGCCGCTGCTCTCCAGACAAGCGAAGGAAAAGGTGCATCCAGGCGCTTTAAAGCAACCTGTAAGGAGCGAGCGCTAGCGACCGTTACTTCGTATCCGGTTCTTAACCTTCGCAATAAAAGGCACGACGCGCAAAGTTTTCACACGGTTTAGATGACTCGCGGAGATAGGAGGCCCTGCTTACTGccacgacagaaaaaaaaaaagttctataatgtgataaattattagcaaaacaaaaaaaaaagcaatagctTGGGGGTCACTGACAAACTATCtacgctgtaaaaaaaaaaagtatgaattaattttaaaaacatttacgGCAAAAAACTGGCAATTTGCCAGAATACAATTAAAATACCCGAAAATTTAAAATTAACATCAAATTACTGCAAAAGAACTAATTGTTATTATATTTCATAACATTATATAACACAATGACAGATATTGCAGCACAATGATAAGTGGTTAGCAGATCTGCCTCAAACTGCTGATATCAAAGGTTCACGCCAGCCTTCCTGTGTCGTCTTTGCATTGAAggaattcgcccccccccccccccccccccccgccatgccacggaaacagcgacagccaaacgAAATGGGTGTTCCGCTGGCACCACTCTCGCAAGGCAGCCGGAAGGGCAAAAATTCCACGCGTtcactccggtgttaaccctttgtactgactccatgttccaaaatcgGCGACCGACGCAGGTCTTGACGTCCAAGGCACCTGCGCTGTCAACTTGTTATCCTGGTTGGGCGAGGGTGTTCTCCGATGTTACTTGTTGTAGGACAGAGCGCTCTGCTCTTTTTCCTGGagtgcccgggagaactgattgcaagagttggtgcatcattcttgctcatgacgcgttgggcttctgtgataagctgGCATTGTGAATCTTTTATGCGCTCtagtctgcttcttttcattaaactatggtgtaagtgctatttattttatattagatgtgttagagtaatacaaacagtcctacagtaaatatgagaaatgatactattccctgactgatcatattacgtgtgttagagtaatgcaaacagttacatggtgtgtgcgagaaaggtaactattcctattattcagcatgttctccccatgcctCAATGGGCTTTcttccacatcccaaaaacatgcatgcagGCTGATCTTTGAAATCTCCACAAGTGTGTTTGTAAGTGTGAAACTTTGTTTGTCTCTATGTGCCTTGCTACTGACTGGAAAACAATTCTTCGTCTGGGCTGTCGGTTTTTGGGGTAGGGTGGCTGGCTCCGGGCTAGGGGCCGCTCCACAGACGCCTCTAAGTGTTCTCCTGCTCCCGCCTTCCTCTCTCCTTTCTACCTGGGAATCCATATTGGTTCACGGTATAACCATAGTTAGTTGCATTTTTAGGCTCCAGCACTTGCACGACCCTCCTTAGGATAAGCGGTATGGAAAATGAATCAATGATagttttattttgtgtgtgtatgtgtatatgtatatatacatatatatatatatatatatatatatatatatatatatatatatatatatatatatatatatatatatatatatatatatatgtatatatatatgtatatatatatatatatatatatatgaatcaatgatagttttattttgtgtgtgcatgtgtatatgtatatatgtatatatatacacacacacccatatatatgtatatatatatatatacatatatatgtgtgtgtgtatatatatacatatatacatatatatgtatatatgtatatgtgtgtgtatatatatatatatatagagagagagagagagagagagagagagagagagagagagaccctacccacgtgacgtcacaaatccgccctcctgactggtgccgcccaattgtccgtcaacacatcgtgtttacctgttacggctacatacattcctcctatttacggcgtgtttttctgctcgttaacactaataatcaaaatggtgaaggcgtgtgtggcggtcggttgcaataacagagaagatagacggagagacttgtggcctatactacgaacggagttcaacctccccagaagtaatccagtttactagcgggtaaccggagttgacaaaacctggttgtctagtttgtggtcaatcggtgctacgacgctgattatgaggttgattagtcgaacctgtgtcaacccagtcagagttacttcgcgttcacataaaagggggcggagaccagagtcaaacactacttgtgacgatggcacgggcaccttacttcacggaggaggaatgcgccatgattaaaatccaccctcaccgcgaaatccaacaccgattCGGCGAGTAGAGTTCGACGGGTCtattgacagcgaatttacagatcgtgtgatttgtgaatgcgtcaatatgccagtttacttatgtccatcaaaagaaataaagcctgctgttaggacaataaaagaagatttggtacgttaacagtaagaaataatttatcgcgcatcaccacatgaagcaggatgattgtatgtttagtccccttgactgtatgaatacgtatgttctattttttagtttggggctaaaaaatccagcccgacccgagtccgatcaatcaacttgatttgcaggcccaagcccgaccaaaaaaaaaaaaaaaaaatgttatatttgtgaggactcaaggagaagaaggaaatgcgggatgccctgcgttgttgcgtaaattaaagc contains these protein-coding regions:
- the LOC130909467 gene encoding fibroblast growth factor 5-like isoform X1, producing the protein MPCFFVQKPTAAGYHRLPSSAAACLSAAAAATAAPLPAPRGTRRRHLKRSARGLLTPRLERGSDRSTSSSTFSAAEHHRPEAELVLLQPHGEYAEAGEKPGDGPGLLLLFISMVRIGGAKRSRTEPNSWPFPLACKQGGGPAPMRWQKFRLPHPVRLSSPTSCSPSYSYSSPFSAKSMRFIWSNIFSKGSHMLQCLCGRSLKKTKNPTEPQLKGIVTRLFCRQGFYLQMGQDGSLDGTKDDSTNSSLFNLIPVGLRVVAIQSVKTGLYIAMNGEGHLYSSEMFTPECKFKESVFENYYVIYSSMLYRQKESGRAWFLGLNKEGQAMKGNRVKKTKPAAHFLPKPIEVAMYREPSLHDVGEAAPKIAGGPPSKSTTSEPVVMNGGKPVSKPDKEET